AAGTTTTAAATTTAAACAATTAAGCTACAATAATAAAGAATTTAATTAATTTAAATCCAATATACTAAATTTAATAAAAAGACTAGATAACTAAATTTAATAAAAAGATTAATTTAATTATAAAACTTTAAATTATTAATAGAATTCAATTTTTTAATCATATAATTTAATCCATCATTAATAAAATAGACGAAATCATAGATAAAATTGTCTAAAATACTTATTGTTAATTAGAAAAATATTTAAAAAAATTTATTATTCATCCCTTTGATTTGTATACCAATTGATAAATTTTTCTAAAGAATTTCTTCTATGTGAAAACTGGTTTTTGTCTTTAGTTGTAAGTTCTCCAAAGGTTTTATCTTCTTCCTCTACTAAAAATAGTGGGTCGTATGCAAAACCAAAACTACCTCTTTCTTCAAAAGCTATTTGACCTTTGATGCGCCCTAAAAAGACCTTGGGCTCAGAATTGGGAGCACAATACCCAATAACTGACCTGAATTCAGCGTATCTATCGTCAACTCCATCCATAAGTTTTAATATATTTTGGTTTCCAAGTGAATCTTGTACATATGATGAATAAGTTCCTGGAAAGCCATTTAAAGCTCTTATGAATAAACCAGCATCTTCAACAATCACAGATTTATTTAACTCTTGGCAAGCATATTTTGCACCAAATTTTGCTACATCCTCAAGAGTTCCTTGAGGTTCCATGTAACCTAAATTAATATGCTCAAGTTCAACACCAAAAAGTTTGAAAATATTCTCTGCTTCTATTACTTTATGTTTGTTCCCAGTTATAAATGTTATCATAGTTTTAATTATATGAAAAATTATTTAATATATTTATCTAAAAAATTTGAGATTATAAAAAAGTTTAGGATTAAAAATAAAAATTTATCATCTATCTATAAATAAAATAATTAAAAAATAAATTTAAGATTTATCATCTATTTATAAATAAAATAATTAAAAAATAAATTTAAGATTTATCATCTATTTATAAATAATATAATTAAAAAATAAATTTAAAATTTCCAAAAAATTTTACAATCCCAAAAAATTTTAAAAAAATAGAAATAGAAATTTTGTATAAGACAAATTAAGAGACAAGCATAAATTAGTGGGTGTACCTTCCTCTACTTTCAATCTCAGCAATTTTATTTAGAACTTTATTAGAATTATCCAAATCATAAGCTTCTAAAATCAAATTAAATATTTCACTAGCTATATCATAATCAATACTTTGGAATGATTTCTTTAAAACCAAAAGATCTGCTGCTTTATCTTCCAATAAATCAGAGTACTTACCAAGGCCAAAATCAAAAATAGCTAAATTATTAGAAATATCCTCTATTTTATTATCTACTAAAATCATATTAGAACCAGTTAAATCACCATGTATAATATCCTCATCATGGAATAATCTAATGTTTTCACCAATAGCAATAGCTAATTCTTTTCTTTTATCATCCTCAATATTTGACATAATATCCTTAACTAAAGGACCATTTATTTTTTCCATAACAATAGATTTGTCTTTTAGGTCAACATCATATAAAATAGGAGTTCTAACTCCTGTTTTTTTAACATCAGATAATATTTTTGCCTCACTTTTAGTTCTAAACTTTCTAATCTTATTATCTATCTCTTCAATCCTATAGGATTTAGAAACTCTATTTTTAACAATTGCGTCCTTTCCAAGCCATTTAGCTTCATAAATATCTGATTCTGCCCCTTTTGCAGAAAGTTCTTTAGGTAAATTTAATTTATCTTTTCTATTGTAAACCCATGGAGCATCTACTTCATCAGTTCTAAATCTTTGAATAATCTCAGTGTTTTCTATAGCAAGAGGTCCATAAGCTTTATACATTAATTGACCTAACCATGCAATCATAGCACCATTATCCCCAGAATATTTCATATCAGGCATATAAAACTTAGCATAATGTTCTTCTGCCATGACTTGCATCATTTCTCTAAGTCTATTATTTGCTGAAACACCACCGCAAAGTAATACTTCATCCTTTTCCGTATGAGCAAGTGCTCTTTCTGTAACTTCTACAAGCATTGCAAAGGCAGTTTCTTGAAGAGAATAAGAAATATCTTCTATTTTTTCACCATTTTTATATGCCCTAAGTGCTGCACTTAAAAGCCCTGAAAATGAAAAATCCATACCTTTTACTACATAAGGCAAATCTATATAAGAGCCTTTTTTAGCTAATTTTTCAACAACAGGACCACCAGGATGTCCAAGTCCAGTTTCACGGCCAAAATGATCAAGACAATTGCCAATAGCTATATCTAAAGTTTCACCAAAGATTCTATATCTACCAGATTCATAAGCAATTACTTGACTATTTCCACCACTTACATAAAGAGTTACTGGATTTTTAGCAGCTGTATCTAATTTTCCTATTTCTACATGAGCAATACAGTGATTTACACCAACTATAGGAATATTTAAACTTAATGCAAGTGTTCTTGCAGAAGTAGCTACAGTTCTAAGTGCAGGGCCAAGTCCGGGACCTTGTGAAAATGAGATAAAACCAATATCTTTATAATTTAGCCCTGCTTCTTCCATAGCTTGTGAAATAAGTTGAGGAATCCATTTAGCATGATGTTCAGCTGCTTCTCTCGGATGTATACCTCCCTTTTCTGGATATAATTGTTTTCCAGCCATAGCCAATATATTACCATCACTGTCTACAATTCCAACTCCTGTTTTTTCTGCAGTTCCTTCAATTCCTAAAGATATCAATTTAAATACACCATTTAAAAGTTTTTTTAAATTTTTGAAATAAAATCCACATAATAATTTTAAAAATAAGTTTTAAAAAAATTTTATTAAACTGAATTTATATTAACATAGATTTATATAATTTTTATCTATAATATATTTATAGAAATGAGTTAATTAATTTAATGAATTTAAAAAATAATAAAGAAAATTAAAATATTTATAATTTATTTAAGATGATAGAATGATAGAAGGATTAAAAACTTATGGCTCAGAGAAATTAGTAAAAGAATTGCAAAACTTAAAAAATCCTATTTTTATATGTACAATAGCTACAACTGAAACTTCTAAAATTCCAGGACTTACTGGTGCTGGAGCTAGTCCAAAACTTACTAAATACACTCCAGCTGGAGATGCAGAACTTATTTTAGATGGAGAGGTTAAATGTATGAAAGACATTCCACAAACAATTATTGGAGAAGTTGTTACCCCTACTCCATCAATGATTACAAAGGGTTCTCTTACACTTTGTGACTGTCCAGTTATGGTATTAGATGCTGGAAGTGAAATCAAAGCAAATTCTGATGTTTTTGATATAAGTGATGGAAAACATGGCAAAGACATTCGTACTGGAAAGGCTGTAGAAGAACCAGAAGAACTCTTTAAAAAAGGTTTTGATTTGGCTTTAATTTTATCTGAAAATTATGATTATATTGTAATTGGAGAAAGCCTACCTGCTGGTACAACTACTGCACTTGGTGTTTTAGTTGGACTTGGTTATGATGCTAAAGGAAAGGTCAGTGGATGTATGAATACTAATCCTCATGAAATGAAAAATGCAATTGTTGAAGAAGGATTAGCTAATGCTGGTTTAAAAGAATATAAAGGCAATGATCCCTTCGATGTAATTAGAGCTGTTGGAGATCCTATGCTTCCAGCTATTGCAGGAGTTCTTATGGGCTCTAAAGTACCAGTTGTTTTAGCAGGGGGAACTCAACTTACAGCAGTATATGCAATTGCAAAAGCATTAGACCCTGATTTTGACTTTTCAAACACTTGTCTTGCAACTACATCATTTGTAGTAAAAGATGAAACTGCAGATATCCTTGATATAACAGAACAAATAGGAGATATCTCTGTAAATGCAGTGAATCCTAACTTTGAAATATCTCGTGTAGAAGGACTTAAAAATTATACAGAAGGATATATTAAAGAAGGAGCAGGTGCTGGAGGTGCTATGTTTTTAGCACTTATGCTGGGAAATAAAATTGATGATATTCGCGAATCTATTGAAAATGCTTGTAGTTAAATTATTTTTAATTTAGCTATCTTTTTTTAAAATAAAAAATAATTCGTAGCAAGTGAAACAATGTATTAAATTAAAAAAAGTGCCTAAAATCGATTAAAAAAAGATGAAAATTATACAAAAATAGTTAGGAAAGAATTTCAGTCAAGGTTTTAGCCTAAGGGCAAAAAGAGCTTGGTGGTTATTCTTTAATAGAAATAAATGCTATTTTTCCACCTTTAATAACTTTTAAACCTTCATCATTATCTAATACCAAATTTAAAAAGTTATCAATGGCAATAATTTTTCCTTCTACTTCTTCCCAGTTTTTTAAACCAATGAGAACATCTTTGCCTTTAAATCTAGCAAACTGTTTATTTACTTGGAAATTGTCATTCATTATTTAGCCTCATTAAATTATAAAAAAAATTAAATTTAATAATTTTAATAATATTTATAAAATATTATTTATATTTAATCTATTATAAACTTATTTAATAAAGTTATAATATAAAGTCAAATTAGAAAATCAAAAATGACTAAATTAATTTAAATTTAATTCATTTAAAAGTTTATCTCTTTCTTTTCTAAGTTCATTTAAAAGTTTTTCATCATTACAACCATCTTTTTCTAATTTTGCTAAAGTGTGTGTAATTGCTTGTAATGTAGTTTCAAGTTGGTTTACTGACATGCTTTTTCTCCTTAAACCTTATAGAAATTTAAATTTTTAGTTATTTTAATAGATATCCAATGTCGTATTTTATTATGTTATTATGTATTTTATTATGTATTTTATATTATATATTGTTTCTGTATTATAAAATAAAAATTCTCCTAAAATAAAATATATACTAAAATCAATGCTTATTTTCCATACCATTCTTTCAAAACATCTAAATTATGAGTCATGTCTAATATTAAAGGAGTTAAAGTAGGTAAATTCTCTTCCATAATAATATAATCATCTGAATATTTAGGATTATCTTTATATAAAATACCATTAATCCAATAGTAAGGCCTTCCTCTAGGATCTATACGTTTTTCCACAGTAGGTTCATACATTCTATCTGCTAAAGGACAGATAATAGGATCATAAGAATCTGGATTTGCTGGAACATTTAAATTTAATAGATCAATTCCCTTTGGAAAGCCATTGTCAATAACTTTTTGAATAAGATCTCTTAAAATTTTTTGACTTGATGAAAAATCAATTTTAATATGTCCTTCATCAAACTTAATATCATCATCTGGAGTATGTTGGCTAACTGCAATGGTTGGGATTCCTAAAGAAGCTGCTTCTGTTGCAGCACCTAAAGTACCAGATGTTGAAAGTTCCCCTTTTCCAGTGTTTCTACCTGTATTTATTCCAGAAATTACTAAATCTGGTTTTTCATTCATAATTTCATAGATACCAATGGTAACTGCATCAGTAGGAGTTCCGGAAACTCCATATCCTATATCCCCATCTCTTAAATTTACTTCTTTAACTCTAAGTGACTCAAAGAGAGTTAATGCATGACCAATTCCACTTTGTTGTTTAGATGGTGCTACTACACAAGTTTCTCCAAACTCTTTAGCAACTTGTTTAGCTGCTAAAATACCTGATGCATTAACACCATCATCATTAGATAATAAAATTTTCATAGGAACCATCAAAATAATAAAAATTAGATAGCAAATAAATTAAATAAAAAATTAAAAAATCTATATTAAATCAATAAAATCCATATAAACCAAATAAAATATATATAAACTAAATAAAATAACAAAAAAGAAAGTGTTTAATTTTAAATTAAAATAAATTTAATATAAATCAATTAGTTTAAAATTATTTATTAGCAGAAATCAATTTTCTAGCTGCTCTCATATCATTATTATAAATATGGCCAGAACTAGAATAATAATGAACTCCACCAAAGTTTAATTTATCCCCCATTATTTCTTTATTTACTTCATCTTTCATTTTAATACCAATATATGTTATGAAAAACATATTAGAATAAAATGCCCCAAATATATCATTAGAACGGAAGAAACAATGAATAGTTAATTCTCCATCTCTTACAATAATCTGTAATACCTGTAAACATGGAATATCTTCTCTTTCACCATCTAATACAGGGTCAATAGTAACAGCTACTGCACGATTACTTCCAGTAGAAGTTAAAATCCTTTCTTTCATAGTTTCAAATTGATCTATACCAAAATGCTCTAAGATACGATTAGGATAAGTATAAACAAAACCTTGATCATCTCTTATTTCAAAAGATTTTACATATTCATATAAAGCATCTCCCTTAATCGGACATGAATCAATGTCAAATCTTCCACTTTTAACTTCTTTTAACATCAATTCAGAAGTCATATGTTGATATTTTGCTCTGAATTTTAAATCTAATGGATCATCAATATAATAATAATTACCAAGACTTTCTTTTAAATGATGATCACTGTCTTTATATGTTTCTTTTCCTTCTTTTAAGATTTTATTAACAAAATCTAAGTAACATTGACCAATAGATAACATAATAAACTATTCCTTAAAATTATAATTGAAAACAATCTAAATTTTTAAAAAAAAAATTCTGTTTCATTGTAAATTATATAACTAATATTATTATATAATTTCATTATTATAAATATTTTTAATTAATTTTAAAAAAAATTGAAAAGTTAAGAAAAATAATAAAAATTTAATAAATTAATAAAAATTTAATAAATTAATAAAAATTTAATAAAATAATAAAAAGTATAAAAAATTATGAAAAACTGAAAAGCTATGAAAAATTAATAAAAATTATATATTGAGAAAATATAAATATATTATATTAAAATTAGGATTAGGTGAAAATGTGGAAAAGCCACAATTAGTGAATTTTATAGCTAAAGTTCTTGAAGATTCTGGCTTTAAAGTTTATAAAAATTTTAAAACATCACAACAAGTTGTAGACATATATGCAATCTTACAAACATCAATGGGGGATTTCGGTTTAGTCGTTGCATGTAAAAACTATGACAAGGACTGGGAAGTTGGAATTGATGTTTTAAAAGAAATGGAAGTTATTGGTAAAAAACTTAAAGCATCTAAAGTTGCTGTTGTAACTAGTTCTGGTTTTTCTTCTCAAGCAAAAAGATATGCTCAAGAGAGAAAAGTCAAATTAATAGATAGAAACAACCTTGTTACTTTAGCTAAAAAATATTCAAATAAAAAGAAAGAAACAAAACAAAGATTAAAACGTGAAGCAGATAGACTCACTGATATTGATAGTGATTCATTCTATAAAGATGTTAACAGAGATTATATTGACAATAGGTCAAATTATGATAGAAGTTATGAATATGATAATAGGTTTCAAGGAACTTATGAAGATTATGAAGAATATGCTGAAGACATGGAATATTATGAGAATGAAGTTGGTGGATTAGAGTTAAGTCATTACGATGAGTACGATGATGATTTATATCGTGCTGAATTTTTAAATAAAACCTCTATAGATAACAATTCCGGCATAAATAGTTCTTTATTATCAAATCATCAAAAAGAAGCTCCGAAAAGAAGAAGATCTTTTCTTTCAAGCAGTAGATTAAATAATCCTCTTAGTCAAAGAAGAGGTGATTCTGATAATAGACAAAAGTTTATCTCTCATTCTGATAATGCATTAACTAAGTTTAGTAGACAAAGTCCTCAAAAACCAAGGAAACCTATTGGAGATATTATTAAACCTATATTAAGTAATCCTATAGCATCTGTTGCTATTGTTGTTATTATTTCATATTTAATTGGATTTATCCTTGGAAAAATAGCAAGAGTACCTACAGGATTTTTAGGAATCAGCGAACTTATAATAGCATTAGTATTATCCTATGGTATAGTATTATACGCAGATAGAGAAGCAGATGTTTTAGTAAAAGGAACAATTGTATTCTTTATTTCATTAGTAATTATTATAATATTGACTGTTGCTTTTTAGCCCCCTTTTTTAGCCATCTTCCAAGCTTTTTAGCCTTCGGCTAAAAGCCTTGACTAAAATTCTCTTTAAAGCGTTGAACTGAGAAAGTGCTCAACTAAGCCTAATTTTAAATCTTTAAAGCCATCTTCTTTTTTCTTTTTCATTTTAAAAAAAAAAATATTTTTTAAAATCTAGAAAAATATATCATTCTATTTTTTACGAACAATTACTCAAGAATCTGATATTAATAGCTAAATAAGTTTTAAAAAAATAAATATTGATAAAAAACTAGAAATAAATTTAAAATAATAAAAACTAGAAAAAATAAGAATTAAAAAAGTTTAAAAAATTCAGTCAAACTTTTTTAAAAGTTTAGAAGTGGTTCCGGCGAGATTCGAACTCACGATCCTCTCGTTGTAAGCGAGATATCATACCCCTAGACCACGGAACCAATTAAATGAATTAAAAAAAGAATTAATATTTATTAAAAAAACAAAAATTAATTCAAAAAATAAAATAGTTATAATGGTTCCGGCGAGATTCGAACTCACGATCCTCTCGTTGTAAGCGAGATATCATACCCCTAGACCACGGAACCATACTACACAATAGATATTGTTTACATATTATTTAAAACTTTCGATTAAAAAAATTTTAAATTATCATTGTTTTGAGATTTTATAAAAAAATAAGCAATTAATTAATGAAATACAAAAATATTAAATTAAAATCTTTAAAAGAAAGTAATATATTTAAAATATAAAAAATAAATAATTAATAAAGGACTTATTTTAAAAACTAGATTTCTAGAAAAAAGGAACTTAAAAATAATCAATCATAAATATATTAAAAACTAGATTTCTAGAGGAAATTAAAATAAAAAACCCTGATTAATTAACTACAATGACATTAATAAAATTACTTCTTATAAAAAAGGTGAAGATATGGCATTTGATGAAAATATGAAAGTTTGGATGGATGGAGAATTTCTAGCACTGAAAGATGCTAAAATTAGTATTCTCTCTCACGTAGTTCACTACGGATCTGCAGTATTTGAAGGTATAAGATGTTATGAAACTGAAAATGGACCTGCTGTATTCCGTTTAAAAGAACATGTAAAAAGGTTATTTGAATCTGCTAAAATTTACAAGATGGATATTCCATTTACTCAAGAAGAAATCTTTGATGCAATCATAGAAACTATTAAAGTAAATAACTTAAAAAGTTGTTATATCCGCCCAATAACTTACAGAGGTTTTGGTGAATTAGGTGTAAACCCCTTAAATTGTCCTGTTAACATCACTATTGCTGTGTGGGAATGGGGAGCATACATTGGAGAAGAAGAAATGAAACAAGGTGCAAATATTGGTATCTCTACTTGGAGAAAACCGGCACCAGACACATTACCAGTTCTTGCAAAAGCTGGAGCAAACTATATGAACTCTCAACTTGCTAACTTAGAAGCTAGAGAACATGGATATGATGAAGCAATTATGTTAGATTACCAAGGACATGTTGCAGAAGGTAGTGGAGAAAACATTTTCATCGTAGAAAATGGCAAAATCGTTACCCCTGATTTAGGTTCTTCTATTCTTCAAGGAATTACTAGAGACAGTATTATAACCATTGCAAAAGATTTAGGTTATAAAGTATCTGAAGAAGTAATTTCAAGAGAAAGACTATATTTAGCTGATGAAGTATTCTTTACTGGAAGTGCAGCAGAAGTTACTCCAATTCGTGCAATAGACAACAGACAAATCGGTATTGGAAGTAGAGGTCCTCTAACCAAAGAATTACAAGAAAAATACTTCGATGTAGTAAATGGTAAAACCGAAGATATTCACAATTGGTTAACCTATCTTGAATAAACTAGAAACACTAATTTTTTCTTATAAATAGTACTAAGTACTAAATTTAGTAGAAAAACAATTCTAGCTAACTTATTTCAATGAGATAAGTTATTTTTTTATATTGACTTAAAAAAGGTGAAATAATGGAGATTTTACAAGCAATTATCATTGGACTTGTCCAAGGATTAACTGAATTTCTACCAGTGAGTAGTTCTGCTCACTTAATCTTTGCTCAGCAAGCATTAGGTGTATCTGATGTGGGACTTGCTTTTTATGTATTATTACATGTAGGAACTCTTGTAGCAGTTATAATCTACTTCTTCCACGATATTGTAGAAATGATTAAAGGATTTATTTTAAGTCTTATTGATTTAAAGAATGGAAGATTTATCCCAGAACTCAAAAAAAATCCTTATAAAAAATTAGCATGGCTAACAATATTAGCTACTATCCCAGTAGGAATCGTTGGAATATTATTTAATGATATCA
This genomic stretch from Methanobrevibacter olleyae harbors:
- a CDS encoding thymidylate synthase family protein, whose translation is MLSIGQCYLDFVNKILKEGKETYKDSDHHLKESLGNYYYIDDPLDLKFRAKYQHMTSELMLKEVKSGRFDIDSCPIKGDALYEYVKSFEIRDDQGFVYTYPNRILEHFGIDQFETMKERILTSTGSNRAVAVTIDPVLDGEREDIPCLQVLQIIVRDGELTIHCFFRSNDIFGAFYSNMFFITYIGIKMKDEVNKEIMGDKLNFGGVHYYSSSGHIYNNDMRAARKLISANK
- a CDS encoding branched-chain amino acid transaminase; the encoded protein is MAFDENMKVWMDGEFLALKDAKISILSHVVHYGSAVFEGIRCYETENGPAVFRLKEHVKRLFESAKIYKMDIPFTQEEIFDAIIETIKVNNLKSCYIRPITYRGFGELGVNPLNCPVNITIAVWEWGAYIGEEEMKQGANIGISTWRKPAPDTLPVLAKAGANYMNSQLANLEAREHGYDEAIMLDYQGHVAEGSGENIFIVENGKIVTPDLGSSILQGITRDSIITIAKDLGYKVSEEVISRERLYLADEVFFTGSAAEVTPIRAIDNRQIGIGSRGPLTKELQEKYFDVVNGKTEDIHNWLTYLE
- a CDS encoding bifunctional N(6)-L-threonylcarbamoyladenine synthase/serine/threonine protein kinase, encoding MISLGIEGTAEKTGVGIVDSDGNILAMAGKQLYPEKGGIHPREAAEHHAKWIPQLISQAMEEAGLNYKDIGFISFSQGPGLGPALRTVATSARTLALSLNIPIVGVNHCIAHVEIGKLDTAAKNPVTLYVSGGNSQVIAYESGRYRIFGETLDIAIGNCLDHFGRETGLGHPGGPVVEKLAKKGSYIDLPYVVKGMDFSFSGLLSAALRAYKNGEKIEDISYSLQETAFAMLVEVTERALAHTEKDEVLLCGGVSANNRLREMMQVMAEEHYAKFYMPDMKYSGDNGAMIAWLGQLMYKAYGPLAIENTEIIQRFRTDEVDAPWVYNRKDKLNLPKELSAKGAESDIYEAKWLGKDAIVKNRVSKSYRIEEIDNKIRKFRTKSEAKILSDVKKTGVRTPILYDVDLKDKSIVMEKINGPLVKDIMSNIEDDKRKELAIAIGENIRLFHDEDIIHGDLTGSNMILVDNKIEDISNNLAIFDFGLGKYSDLLEDKAADLLVLKKSFQSIDYDIASEIFNLILEAYDLDNSNKVLNKIAEIESRGRYTH
- a CDS encoding XTP/dITP diphosphatase gives rise to the protein MITFITGNKHKVIEAENIFKLFGVELEHINLGYMEPQGTLEDVAKFGAKYACQELNKSVIVEDAGLFIRALNGFPGTYSSYVQDSLGNQNILKLMDGVDDRYAEFRSVIGYCAPNSEPKVFLGRIKGQIAFEERGSFGFAYDPLFLVEEEDKTFGELTTKDKNQFSHRRNSLEKFINWYTNQRDE
- the cobT gene encoding nicotinate mononucleotide-dependent phosphoribosyltransferase CobT, translated to MIEGLKTYGSEKLVKELQNLKNPIFICTIATTETSKIPGLTGAGASPKLTKYTPAGDAELILDGEVKCMKDIPQTIIGEVVTPTPSMITKGSLTLCDCPVMVLDAGSEIKANSDVFDISDGKHGKDIRTGKAVEEPEELFKKGFDLALILSENYDYIVIGESLPAGTTTALGVLVGLGYDAKGKVSGCMNTNPHEMKNAIVEEGLANAGLKEYKGNDPFDVIRAVGDPMLPAIAGVLMGSKVPVVLAGGTQLTAVYAIAKALDPDFDFSNTCLATTSFVVKDETADILDITEQIGDISVNAVNPNFEISRVEGLKNYTEGYIKEGAGAGGAMFLALMLGNKIDDIRESIENACS
- a CDS encoding restriction endonuclease — translated: MEKPQLVNFIAKVLEDSGFKVYKNFKTSQQVVDIYAILQTSMGDFGLVVACKNYDKDWEVGIDVLKEMEVIGKKLKASKVAVVTSSGFSSQAKRYAQERKVKLIDRNNLVTLAKKYSNKKKETKQRLKREADRLTDIDSDSFYKDVNRDYIDNRSNYDRSYEYDNRFQGTYEDYEEYAEDMEYYENEVGGLELSHYDEYDDDLYRAEFLNKTSIDNNSGINSSLLSNHQKEAPKRRRSFLSSSRLNNPLSQRRGDSDNRQKFISHSDNALTKFSRQSPQKPRKPIGDIIKPILSNPIASVAIVVIISYLIGFILGKIARVPTGFLGISELIIALVLSYGIVLYADREADVLVKGTIVFFISLVIIIILTVAF
- the surE gene encoding 5'/3'-nucleotidase SurE — encoded protein: MKILLSNDDGVNASGILAAKQVAKEFGETCVVAPSKQQSGIGHALTLFESLRVKEVNLRDGDIGYGVSGTPTDAVTIGIYEIMNEKPDLVISGINTGRNTGKGELSTSGTLGAATEAASLGIPTIAVSQHTPDDDIKFDEGHIKIDFSSSQKILRDLIQKVIDNGFPKGIDLLNLNVPANPDSYDPIICPLADRMYEPTVEKRIDPRGRPYYWINGILYKDNPKYSDDYIIMEENLPTLTPLILDMTHNLDVLKEWYGK
- a CDS encoding LSM domain-containing protein; the protein is MNDNFQVNKQFARFKGKDVLIGLKNWEEVEGKIIAIDNFLNLVLDNDEGLKVIKGGKIAFISIKE